A single genomic interval of Nostoc commune NIES-4072 harbors:
- a CDS encoding fasciclin domain-containing protein, translating to MANIVDTAANNGSFNTLVAAIQAAGLVDTLKGPGPFTVFAPTDEAFNKLPAGTVDALLQDIPKLTKILTYHVVSGKVLAADVVKLKTATTVEGSDVKIDASNGVKINDATVAAADVAADNGVIHVIDTVLIPA from the coding sequence ATGGCCAATATTGTTGACACCGCCGCTAATAATGGTTCTTTCAACACACTAGTTGCAGCAATCCAAGCAGCTGGTTTAGTAGATACACTGAAAGGTCCTGGGCCATTTACCGTCTTCGCACCTACTGATGAAGCGTTTAATAAGCTTCCAGCAGGTACAGTAGACGCATTACTTCAAGATATTCCTAAGCTCACCAAAATCTTGACCTATCATGTAGTCTCAGGCAAGGTACTAGCTGCTGATGTAGTTAAGCTAAAGACAGCTACAACAGTTGAAGGTTCAGATGTAAAAATCGACGCTTCTAATGGCGTTAAAATCAATGATGCAACTGTTGCAGCAGCAGATGTTGCTGCTGATAACGGTGTCATCCACGTAATTGACACAGTTTTGATTCCTGCATAA
- the sfsA gene encoding DNA/RNA nuclease SfsA, which yields MIDWLYRYPPLYPGILLKRYKRFFADVQLTSGEIVTAHCPNTGPMTGVSTPQSAVQLSKSDNLNRKLAYTLELIQVHDNEPTWVGINTFLPNRVVKLALAKYLFPELGDYSQIKGEVVYGLDKKSRVDFFLTGSDEERPIYLEVKNTTLSEGRLALFPDTETTRGQKHLRELMALLPLTRAVMLYFINRSDCTEFSPGDRTDPIYGRLLRDAIALGLEVLPCRFDISPEGIRYLGLAKLKI from the coding sequence ATGATAGATTGGCTTTATCGCTACCCACCTTTGTATCCGGGTATTTTACTCAAGCGTTACAAGCGGTTTTTTGCTGACGTTCAACTTACTTCTGGCGAAATAGTGACAGCACACTGTCCAAATACAGGGCCAATGACTGGAGTATCAACTCCCCAAAGTGCTGTACAGCTTTCCAAAAGTGATAATCTTAACCGCAAATTGGCTTACACTTTAGAACTAATTCAGGTACATGACAACGAGCCGACTTGGGTAGGCATAAATACTTTCTTGCCCAATCGGGTGGTAAAGCTAGCTTTGGCGAAATATCTTTTCCCAGAATTGGGCGACTATAGCCAAATCAAGGGTGAGGTGGTTTATGGGCTAGATAAAAAAAGTCGAGTGGATTTTTTCTTAACGGGGAGTGATGAGGAACGCCCAATTTATTTAGAAGTGAAAAATACAACTTTGTCTGAGGGGAGACTAGCTTTATTCCCTGACACGGAGACTACAAGAGGACAAAAGCATTTGCGAGAACTAATGGCGCTGTTACCTCTAACTCGTGCCGTGATGCTTTACTTTATTAATCGTAGTGATTGTACTGAGTTCTCCCCTGGCGATCGCACAGATCCTATATATGGTAGATTATTACGCGATGCGATCGCTCTCGGTTTAGAAGTCTTACCTTGCCGTTTTGATATTTCCCCCGAAGGTATCCGTTATTTGGGTTTGGCTAAACTAAAAATTTGA
- a CDS encoding 2OG-Fe dioxygenase family protein, protein MQKLGTATELEYAFLFTLRKVNSINPEGFKPFFSNMPIDPYIKGNYRSRRLSRFIVSGNGLIKLPHGYFFQSKEDNPLMGGIKREFAELDDALIKLDIFKNLVLAFSDSCKLHPEAEIGVHQIRITCSPGNFGNLAPEGIHQDGTDFIGIFSVDRDNIQGGEAHLYTAKKEKPVFSKVLNPGELLLVNDHEFFHFGNPIKPQTDAQGSLDVFVLTSPSLLSG, encoded by the coding sequence ATGCAAAAATTGGGGACAGCAACGGAATTAGAATATGCTTTTCTGTTTACTCTAAGAAAGGTAAATTCGATAAATCCAGAAGGTTTCAAACCATTTTTTAGTAATATGCCTATTGACCCTTATATCAAAGGCAACTATCGTTCGAGAAGATTATCTCGGTTTATAGTTTCTGGAAATGGTTTAATCAAATTACCTCATGGCTACTTCTTTCAAAGTAAAGAGGATAATCCATTAATGGGTGGCATCAAAAGAGAGTTTGCAGAATTAGATGATGCACTCATAAAACTTGATATTTTTAAAAATCTTGTTTTAGCATTTAGTGATTCTTGTAAACTTCATCCTGAAGCTGAAATCGGAGTTCATCAAATTAGAATTACTTGTTCACCAGGGAATTTTGGCAATCTAGCGCCTGAAGGTATACATCAAGATGGAACTGATTTTATTGGCATATTTTCAGTAGACAGAGATAATATTCAAGGTGGAGAAGCACATTTGTATACTGCCAAAAAAGAAAAACCTGTGTTTAGCAAAGTTCTAAATCCGGGTGAACTATTATTGGTTAACGATCATGAATTTTTCCACTTCGGCAATCCCATAAAACCACAAACTGATGCTCAAGGAAGCTTGGATGTTTTTGTACTGACTTCTCCTAGCTTACTTTCAGGATAA
- a CDS encoding tetratricopeptide repeat protein, which produces MNDEFYNRGLEKARRKDYAGAIEEFNHALQLTPYFTEAYLQRGLAHYDSGAILKAVSDYTEAIKLNPESVEAYYCRGLARVALKNLPGALDDVERAIRLNLNYAPAYNLRGIVRRKQGYIQDAIANFKKAAGLYLEQQDKDNCRLCLEQIKQLQPQELPVVQQSPSSNAPILSTNEYFTQLLEKAEKGDTQEALADLNWVLKADPQDAQAYCCRGVVRCKMGNYREAIADFNQALRLDFQDAIVYRNRGKARSILGDHQGAIADLNQALQMQPEDPLVYIARGNAYRTMGNYFGAIQDYTQALKINPNDAQAYYNRGIAYTCTEEMQNALEDYQRAASIFCEQEDWGNYQQVLSSLEKIQKFSPESKKQKYNLLRQRLLRMVGGYWEIAERLIQQKQYYHPGMSDDWYLQKVIDDLERDRGR; this is translated from the coding sequence ATGAATGACGAATTCTACAATAGAGGATTGGAAAAGGCTAGGCGAAAAGACTACGCTGGAGCAATTGAGGAATTTAACCATGCTTTACAACTGACACCTTACTTTACCGAAGCTTACTTGCAACGGGGTTTGGCACATTATGACTCAGGAGCAATCCTTAAAGCTGTTTCAGATTATACCGAAGCCATAAAGTTGAATCCTGAGAGTGTAGAGGCATATTATTGTCGTGGATTGGCTAGGGTGGCGCTGAAAAATTTACCGGGGGCGCTAGATGATGTTGAACGCGCTATTCGTCTCAATCTCAATTATGCTCCTGCTTATAATCTACGGGGGATAGTGCGGCGCAAACAGGGTTATATTCAAGACGCGATCGCTAATTTTAAAAAAGCTGCTGGGTTATATCTAGAACAACAGGATAAAGACAATTGTCGTCTGTGTTTGGAACAAATTAAACAGCTACAACCCCAAGAATTACCTGTTGTACAACAATCACCTTCTTCAAATGCGCCCATTTTATCCACAAATGAATATTTCACGCAATTATTAGAAAAGGCTGAAAAGGGAGATACCCAAGAGGCACTCGCCGATTTAAATTGGGTATTAAAAGCTGATCCGCAAGATGCCCAAGCTTACTGCTGTCGTGGGGTTGTGCGTTGTAAAATGGGTAATTATCGAGAAGCGATCGCAGATTTTAATCAAGCATTGCGATTAGATTTTCAAGATGCCATTGTCTATCGCAATCGAGGTAAAGCCCGTTCTATATTGGGCGATCATCAAGGTGCGATCGCGGATCTGAATCAAGCACTTCAGATGCAACCCGAAGATCCTTTAGTCTATATTGCCAGAGGTAATGCCTATCGGACAATGGGTAATTATTTCGGTGCAATTCAAGATTACACCCAAGCATTAAAAATAAACCCTAATGATGCTCAAGCTTACTACAATCGCGGCATTGCCTATACTTGCACAGAAGAAATGCAAAATGCCTTAGAAGATTATCAACGGGCGGCGAGTATTTTTTGTGAACAAGAAGACTGGGGAAATTATCAACAAGTCTTAAGTAGCTTAGAAAAAATTCAAAAATTTAGTCCAGAGTCAAAAAAGCAAAAATATAACCTACTACGTCAGCGACTTTTGCGAATGGTTGGCGGATATTGGGAAATTGCTGAAAGATTAATTCAGCAGAAGCAATATTACCATCCTGGGATGTCAGACGATTGGTATTTGCAAAAAGTGATTGATGATTTAGAACGCGATCGCGGTAGATAA
- a CDS encoding B12-binding domain-containing radical SAM protein produces MRILLVYPIFPKTFWSYEKILELVDRKVLLPPLGLVTVAAILPQEWEFKLVDRNIRAATEAEWEWADIVILSAMIVQKQDLLEQIQEAKKRGKLVAVGGPYPTSVPHEVENVGADFLILDEGEITLPMFIEAIKRGDTSGTFRATEKPDVTSTPIPRFDLLELDAYDMMSVQFSRGCPFQCEFCDIIVLYGRKPRTKTPAQLLAELDYLYELGWRRGVFMVDDNFIGNKRNVKLLLKELKVWMAEHKYPFRFDTEASIDLAQDAEMLELMVECGFSAVFLGIETPDEDSLQMTKKFQNTRSSLTEAVETIIKAGLRPMAGFIIGFDGEKAGAGDRIVRFAEQAAIPSTTFAMLQALPNTALWHRLKKEGRLRENQDGNINQTTLMNFLPTRPLEELAREYIEAFCTLYDPVQYLDRTYRCFLMMGLPSWKAPAKMPEWVVVKALLIVIWRQGIKRETRWKFWHHLFSILKRNPGVIEHYIAACAHNEHFLEYRQIVRDQIESQLAEYLAQGAETPYVLVKEKAEEKAEAVVS; encoded by the coding sequence ATGCGAATCTTGTTAGTGTATCCAATATTTCCCAAAACCTTTTGGTCTTATGAAAAAATCTTGGAGTTAGTCGATCGCAAGGTTTTATTACCACCTCTGGGTTTAGTAACAGTAGCGGCGATTCTACCCCAAGAATGGGAATTTAAGTTGGTTGATCGCAACATCCGCGCAGCAACAGAAGCAGAATGGGAATGGGCAGATATAGTAATTCTCTCTGCGATGATTGTCCAGAAACAAGATTTACTTGAACAAATCCAGGAAGCCAAAAAACGTGGTAAGTTAGTCGCAGTTGGCGGCCCCTACCCCACCTCTGTACCTCACGAAGTTGAAAATGTTGGTGCAGATTTTCTGATTTTGGATGAAGGCGAAATTACTCTCCCTATGTTTATTGAGGCAATCAAACGGGGAGACACATCTGGCACTTTCCGCGCCACCGAGAAACCTGATGTCACCAGCACACCAATACCCCGCTTTGATTTATTAGAATTGGATGCTTATGACATGATGTCGGTGCAGTTTTCGCGCGGGTGTCCCTTCCAGTGCGAATTTTGCGACATTATTGTTCTCTACGGGCGCAAACCGCGCACCAAAACCCCAGCCCAACTGTTAGCAGAGTTAGATTACCTCTATGAATTGGGTTGGCGGCGGGGTGTGTTCATGGTGGATGATAACTTTATTGGCAACAAACGAAATGTAAAATTGTTGCTCAAAGAGTTAAAAGTTTGGATGGCAGAACACAAGTATCCCTTCCGGTTTGACACTGAAGCTTCAATTGACTTAGCCCAAGACGCAGAAATGTTAGAGCTGATGGTTGAGTGCGGTTTCTCGGCGGTGTTTTTGGGAATCGAAACGCCGGATGAGGATAGTTTGCAAATGACCAAGAAGTTTCAAAATACTCGCAGTTCTCTAACTGAGGCAGTGGAAACCATTATCAAAGCCGGATTGCGCCCAATGGCTGGGTTTATTATCGGGTTTGATGGCGAAAAAGCAGGTGCAGGCGATCGCATTGTCCGCTTTGCAGAACAAGCAGCAATTCCCTCTACTACCTTTGCCATGTTGCAAGCGTTACCTAATACTGCGCTTTGGCATCGCCTGAAAAAAGAAGGACGACTCCGGGAAAATCAAGATGGCAACATCAATCAAACAACATTGATGAATTTCCTCCCCACCCGTCCTCTGGAAGAACTTGCACGAGAATATATTGAAGCATTTTGTACTTTATATGACCCAGTGCAGTACTTGGATCGTACCTATCGCTGTTTCTTGATGATGGGTTTGCCAAGCTGGAAAGCGCCAGCGAAAATGCCAGAGTGGGTGGTTGTGAAAGCGTTGCTAATTGTAATTTGGCGACAAGGAATCAAACGAGAAACCCGTTGGAAGTTCTGGCATCATTTGTTTAGTATTCTCAAGCGTAACCCTGGAGTTATTGAACATTACATCGCAGCTTGTGCCCACAACGAGCATTTTCTAGAGTACCGGCAAATTGTGCGCGATCAAATTGAAAGTCAGCTAGCTGAATATCTCGCACAAGGTGCAGAAACGCCTTATGTGCTAGTGAAGGAAAAAGCGGAGGAAAAAGCGGAAGCGGTAGTCAGTTAG